From the genome of Sphingomonas sp. HMP6, one region includes:
- a CDS encoding acyl-CoA thioesterase, whose translation MEVSPTPEQLARDLVDLLDIEEVDTDLYRGKLGNDGFGRVFGGQVIGQALQAAQRSTDEPKIAHSLHAYFMRPGAEDHPIIYRVVRDFDGKSFATRRVIATQHGQPILSMTCSLQRPEGGLAHQDTMPEVTPPEELTSDRELRLAMIDRIPERFRTNFMRPRMVDIRPVSPRSWLDPVKQAPAQNSWFRVVAPIGDDPAMHRAILAYASDMSLLGTATLAHGVNWMTHKLQTASLDHTVWLHEDFRADDWLLYVCDSPWAGHARGFNRGKIFSRDGRLVASCAQEGLIRLRE comes from the coding sequence ATGGAAGTCTCGCCCACTCCCGAACAGCTCGCGCGGGACCTGGTCGACCTGCTCGATATTGAGGAGGTCGACACCGATCTGTATCGCGGGAAGCTCGGCAATGATGGCTTCGGGCGGGTGTTCGGCGGCCAGGTGATCGGGCAGGCGCTGCAAGCCGCGCAGCGCTCGACCGACGAACCCAAAATCGCGCATTCGCTCCACGCCTATTTCATGCGACCGGGCGCGGAGGACCATCCGATCATTTACCGCGTGGTGCGCGATTTCGACGGCAAGAGTTTCGCCACGCGCCGCGTGATCGCGACGCAGCATGGCCAGCCGATCCTGAGCATGACCTGCTCGCTGCAACGCCCCGAGGGCGGCCTGGCCCATCAGGACACGATGCCCGAGGTCACACCACCCGAGGAATTGACGAGCGACCGCGAGTTGCGCCTCGCAATGATCGATCGCATCCCGGAACGCTTCCGCACGAACTTTATGCGGCCGCGGATGGTCGACATCCGCCCGGTTTCACCGCGGAGCTGGCTCGATCCGGTCAAGCAGGCCCCGGCGCAGAATAGCTGGTTCCGCGTCGTCGCGCCGATCGGCGACGATCCCGCGATGCACCGCGCGATCCTGGCCTATGCGTCCGACATGTCGCTGCTTGGCACCGCGACGCTGGCGCACGGCGTCAATTGGATGACGCACAAATTGCAGACCGCCAGTCTCGATCACACCGTGTGGCTGCACGAGGATTTCCGCGCCGACGATTGGCTGCTCTACGTCTGCGACAGCCCATGGGCGGGGCATGCGCGCGGTTTCAACCGGGGCAAGATCTTCTCCCGCGATGGGCGGCTGGTCGCCTCTTGCGCGCAGGAAGGGCTGATCCGCTTGCGGGAATAG
- a CDS encoding acyl-CoA dehydrogenase family protein, which translates to MTDLDTFRTETRAWLEANCPPEMREPIRTDKDACWGGRNPDFQPGQKEWMDAMASRGWTVPDWPVAYGGGGLSPAETKVLREEMAAIKARNPLNSFGISMLGPALLKYGTEEQKLDYLTKIARGEIRWCQGYSEPNAGSDLASLATSAEDAGDHYVINGQKVWTSYADKADWIFCLVRTDKTSKQGGISFVLFDMASPGVSTKPILLISGYSPFCETFMDNVKVPKSQRVHDENKGWDVAKYLLGHEREMISGMGLASSGGNPLIEGAIATIGLDHEGRLADPLLRATIATFEVRSKAFGSMSERFIDELKAGRAHPAQPSMMKYYGTELNKSRHELMMAAGGSDLLEWESGASRDGAEARAWLRTKANSIEGGTSEVQLNIIAKRILELPSV; encoded by the coding sequence ATGACCGACCTCGACACCTTCCGCACCGAAACCCGCGCCTGGCTGGAGGCGAACTGCCCGCCCGAAATGCGCGAGCCGATCCGCACCGATAAGGATGCGTGCTGGGGCGGGCGGAACCCCGATTTTCAGCCCGGCCAGAAGGAATGGATGGACGCGATGGCCTCACGCGGCTGGACCGTGCCGGATTGGCCGGTCGCTTATGGCGGCGGCGGTCTCTCGCCCGCCGAGACCAAAGTGCTGCGCGAAGAGATGGCCGCAATAAAGGCGCGCAACCCGCTCAATTCCTTTGGTATCTCTATGCTTGGGCCAGCACTGCTGAAATACGGCACCGAGGAGCAGAAGCTCGACTATCTGACCAAGATCGCGCGTGGCGAAATCCGCTGGTGCCAGGGCTATTCCGAGCCCAATGCCGGATCGGATCTCGCCAGCCTCGCCACCAGTGCCGAGGACGCTGGCGACCATTATGTCATCAACGGGCAGAAGGTGTGGACCTCCTACGCCGACAAAGCCGACTGGATTTTCTGCCTCGTCCGCACCGACAAGACCAGCAAGCAAGGCGGGATCAGCTTCGTGCTGTTCGACATGGCCTCGCCCGGGGTCTCGACCAAGCCGATCCTGCTGATCTCGGGCTATTCGCCCTTCTGCGAAACCTTCATGGACAATGTGAAGGTGCCAAAGTCGCAGCGCGTTCATGATGAGAATAAAGGCTGGGACGTCGCCAAGTACCTGCTCGGCCACGAACGCGAGATGATTTCCGGCATGGGGTTGGCAAGTTCTGGCGGCAACCCCTTGATCGAGGGCGCAATTGCCACGATCGGCCTCGACCATGAGGGTCGCCTTGCCGACCCCCTTCTGCGGGCAACGATCGCAACTTTCGAAGTGCGGTCGAAGGCGTTCGGATCGATGTCCGAACGCTTCATCGATGAGCTGAAAGCGGGTCGCGCTCACCCTGCCCAGCCCTCGATGATGAAATATTACGGGACCGAGCTGAACAAGTCGCGTCACGAACTGATGATGGCGGCGGGCGGTTCTGATTTGCTCGAATGGGAGAGCGGGGCATCGCGCGACGGCGCCGAGGCGCGCGCGTGGCTGCGTACCAAGGCCAATTCGATCGAAGGCGGCACGAGCGAGGTCCAGCTCAACATCATCGCCAAGCGGATTTTGGAATTGCCCTCCGTCTGA
- a CDS encoding alpha/beta hydrolase family protein gives MTAPRHRGWLALIGLLLILVGAACAMLVRTAPDASGSPVRVTDIRFVGTGGTVMSGLLYVPASANPAHRAPGILAVHGYINSRETQDGFSIEFARRGYVVLALDQTGHGYSGGKAFSNGFGGPDGLKYLRSLTMVDPDQIGLEGHSMGGWTVLAAAAAMPDAYRAIVLEGSSTGAPYAREGSPDWPRNLALVYSRYDEFSKIMWGVDRAVDLTTGSAKLKSVFGTKETIVPGKTYGSMAAGTARVLYQPATTHPGDHISTVAIGHATDWFARTLKGGTPRPSSDQIWYWKEIATGVSLIGFVLLVLGSFDLLVRTAPFAGLRGAPRGVSATRDRRWRRDLWLAVLVPTLLFYPCFIAVYLLLPATAFLPQTVTTQVAVWALVSAAAGWVLRRSGTDRSRAADSPWVPAIAIALITTAIAYLALFAVDRLFGTDLRFWIIAVKWPDARQWGIALIYVVPITAAFLVQQRGVLALIVPSDWPGRMYGNAVLAMGGGISALMALIYAIFFATGTLITGFDPLTTVIALQFVAVLPVIAIVAVFVWRRTGSHRAGAVLTGMLVTLYVVAGTATQA, from the coding sequence ATGACCGCGCCGCGCCATCGCGGCTGGCTCGCGCTGATTGGCCTGCTCCTGATCCTCGTCGGCGCGGCGTGCGCGATGCTGGTGCGGACTGCGCCCGATGCGAGCGGGAGCCCTGTACGCGTGACCGACATCCGTTTCGTCGGCACCGGCGGGACAGTGATGAGCGGCCTGCTCTACGTCCCCGCCTCCGCCAACCCGGCACACCGCGCGCCGGGTATCCTCGCGGTTCACGGCTATATCAATTCGCGCGAGACGCAGGATGGCTTCTCGATCGAATTCGCGCGGCGCGGTTATGTCGTGTTGGCGCTCGACCAGACCGGCCACGGTTATAGCGGCGGCAAGGCCTTCTCGAACGGGTTCGGCGGGCCGGATGGGCTGAAATACCTCCGCTCGTTGACGATGGTCGATCCCGACCAGATCGGCCTGGAAGGGCATAGCATGGGCGGCTGGACCGTCCTTGCCGCGGCCGCCGCGATGCCCGATGCCTATCGCGCGATCGTGCTGGAAGGATCCTCGACCGGCGCACCTTACGCCAGAGAGGGCAGCCCGGATTGGCCGCGCAATCTCGCGCTCGTCTACAGCCGCTATGACGAATTTTCGAAGATCATGTGGGGCGTCGATCGCGCCGTCGATCTCACCACCGGCAGTGCGAAATTGAAGAGCGTGTTCGGCACGAAGGAGACGATCGTGCCCGGCAAAACCTACGGTTCGATGGCGGCGGGGACCGCGCGGGTGCTCTATCAACCCGCGACGACGCATCCCGGCGACCATATCTCGACCGTCGCGATCGGTCACGCCACCGACTGGTTCGCCCGCACCTTGAAGGGTGGCACGCCGCGTCCGTCCAGCGATCAGATCTGGTATTGGAAGGAAATCGCGACCGGCGTCTCGCTGATTGGTTTCGTGTTGCTCGTGCTGGGCAGTTTTGACCTGCTGGTGCGCACGGCCCCGTTCGCCGGGCTGCGCGGGGCGCCCCGAGGCGTGTCTGCCACGCGCGATCGGCGCTGGCGGCGTGACCTTTGGCTCGCTGTCCTGGTGCCGACGTTGCTCTTCTATCCGTGCTTCATCGCGGTTTATCTGCTGCTCCCGGCCACCGCCTTCCTGCCCCAAACGGTCACGACGCAAGTGGCGGTGTGGGCGCTGGTCAGCGCGGCTGCAGGATGGGTGTTGCGGCGCTCCGGTACGGATCGGTCGCGCGCGGCGGACTCGCCGTGGGTGCCAGCGATTGCGATTGCGCTGATAACGACCGCCATCGCATACCTCGCTTTGTTTGCGGTCGATCGGCTGTTCGGCACTGACCTGCGTTTCTGGATTATCGCGGTGAAATGGCCTGATGCGCGGCAATGGGGCATCGCGCTGATCTATGTCGTACCGATCACGGCGGCATTCCTGGTGCAGCAACGCGGGGTGCTCGCGCTAATTGTGCCCAGCGATTGGCCAGGTCGGATGTATGGTAACGCAGTGCTGGCGATGGGTGGCGGGATCAGTGCGTTGATGGCGCTGATCTACGCGATCTTCTTCGCCACGGGCACCCTGATCACTGGCTTCGATCCCCTGACGACCGTTATCGCGCTGCAATTCGTCGCGGTGTTGCCGGTCATCGCGATCGTCGCCGTCTTCGTGTGGCGCCGCACCGGCAGCCACCGCGCCGGCGCTGTGCTGACCGGTATGCTGGTAACGCTCTACGTCGTGGCCGGGACCGCGACCCAGGCTTAG
- a CDS encoding acyl-CoA dehydrogenase family protein encodes MPLFLDDDQTALQDTIRDFVGEHAPVKHLRALRDAKDATGFSRDLWRSFAEMGFTGILIGEDEGGLGLGHVEAGVVLEEIGRNLSPSPFLTTAVAAVAALQGTAHAARWFPGIVAGDTVAALAIDESAKHRDSVGLKAERSGNGFKLTGKKQFVTHGHVADLLIVAARTAGSADDAEGVTLFAIPNDLAKLTATPERLADSSIAARLDFDGVEVDADAVIGDVDGGRSPLDRLLRAGRTGASAELLGVGGGAMDMTVGYLKQRKQFGTTIGSFQALQHRAAHLYSEMEVARAAVIKAQQLLDAGSDAADTAVSVAKAMTAMATTLSVQEGVQMHGGIGMTDEYDIGFYMKRARVLAEVFGDANFHADRVARAAGY; translated from the coding sequence ATGCCCCTGTTTCTCGACGACGACCAAACCGCCCTGCAGGATACCATCCGCGATTTCGTGGGCGAACACGCGCCGGTAAAACACCTGCGCGCGCTGCGCGACGCGAAGGACGCGACCGGCTTCAGCCGCGATTTGTGGAGGAGCTTTGCCGAAATGGGCTTCACCGGCATCTTGATCGGTGAGGACGAGGGCGGGCTGGGTCTCGGTCATGTCGAGGCCGGCGTGGTGCTTGAGGAGATCGGGCGCAACCTCTCGCCCTCGCCGTTCCTGACGACCGCGGTCGCGGCGGTCGCTGCGCTGCAGGGCACCGCCCATGCCGCGCGCTGGTTTCCCGGCATCGTGGCTGGCGATACCGTCGCCGCCCTCGCGATCGACGAGAGCGCGAAGCACCGCGATAGTGTTGGCCTCAAGGCCGAACGCTCCGGCAACGGCTTCAAGCTGACCGGCAAGAAGCAATTCGTTACCCACGGCCATGTCGCCGACCTGCTGATCGTCGCGGCGCGAACCGCGGGGAGCGCGGATGACGCCGAGGGGGTGACGCTGTTCGCGATCCCCAACGACCTCGCCAAACTCACCGCCACACCTGAACGCCTGGCCGATTCGAGCATCGCTGCACGGCTCGATTTCGACGGGGTCGAGGTCGATGCCGATGCGGTGATCGGAGACGTCGACGGCGGCCGCTCGCCGCTCGACCGCCTCCTCCGCGCGGGCCGCACCGGTGCCTCGGCTGAGTTGCTCGGCGTCGGTGGCGGCGCGATGGACATGACCGTCGGGTATCTGAAGCAGCGCAAGCAATTCGGCACGACGATCGGCAGCTTCCAGGCGCTCCAGCACCGCGCCGCGCATCTCTATAGTGAAATGGAAGTCGCCCGCGCCGCGGTGATCAAGGCGCAACAATTGCTTGATGCCGGCAGCGACGCCGCCGATACCGCCGTCTCGGTCGCCAAGGCGATGACCGCGATGGCAACGACGCTGTCGGTGCAGGAAGGCGTGCAGATGCACGGCGGCATCGGCATGACCGATGAATATGACATCGGCTTCTACATGAAGCGCGCCCGCGTGCTCGCCGAAGTGTTCGGCGATGCCAATTTCCACGCCGACCGCGTCGCGCGCGCGGCGGGCTATTGA
- a CDS encoding amidase family protein yields the protein MKSAIATAAAIRSGETTALAECDAAIARIEAGDGEINAVVIRDFDRARDAARAVDAGPKDARALLGVPMTVKESFDIAGLATSWGFAEHADHIAAEDAVAVQRLKAAGAVILGKTNIPVGLADLQTNNPNYGRTRNPHNLDRVSGGSSGGSAAALAAGFVPLEFGSDIGGSIRVPAAFCGVWGHKPTFGMLDTDGHYFPRTQGAAPNLSVIGPLARDADDLALALDLVSDLPLPRPAPRGAGEWRILVLARHPLAKASVAVAGAVEAVGTAFATAGSKVDYHSELLPDLVAQHENYMRILAVAMARGAPSPGGPPSTPMIVLLDRQAACRRAWRRLFREYDAVIAPAWGTTAFPHDDTPLADRTAMIDGEATPFAAQIAYPGLATFPLLPATSVPVGVDPDGLPIGVQVIADRYADHTAIAVARAAHDLVWSR from the coding sequence TTGAAGTCAGCCATCGCCACCGCCGCCGCGATCCGTTCGGGCGAAACCACCGCGCTCGCCGAGTGCGACGCGGCGATCGCGCGGATCGAAGCGGGCGATGGCGAGATCAATGCCGTCGTCATCCGCGATTTCGACCGTGCGCGCGACGCCGCGCGCGCGGTCGACGCGGGGCCGAAGGACGCGCGCGCACTGCTCGGCGTGCCGATGACGGTAAAGGAAAGCTTCGACATCGCCGGCCTCGCGACAAGCTGGGGCTTTGCGGAACACGCCGATCATATCGCGGCCGAGGATGCTGTCGCGGTGCAGCGGTTGAAGGCTGCGGGCGCGGTTATTCTCGGCAAGACCAACATTCCGGTCGGCCTCGCCGATCTGCAGACCAACAACCCTAATTACGGCCGGACCCGCAACCCGCATAACCTCGACCGCGTCAGCGGCGGATCATCGGGGGGATCGGCCGCTGCGCTTGCGGCCGGCTTCGTACCGCTCGAATTCGGATCGGACATTGGCGGGTCGATCCGTGTTCCTGCGGCCTTTTGCGGGGTGTGGGGGCATAAGCCGACCTTCGGGATGCTCGACACCGACGGCCATTATTTTCCGCGCACGCAGGGGGCGGCGCCCAATCTCAGCGTGATCGGCCCGCTCGCGCGCGATGCCGACGATCTCGCGCTGGCGCTCGATCTGGTGAGCGATCTTCCCTTGCCCAGGCCCGCACCGCGTGGTGCTGGCGAATGGCGCATTCTAGTCCTCGCGCGCCATCCACTTGCCAAGGCTTCTGTGGCCGTGGCTGGTGCTGTCGAAGCGGTTGGAACGGCGTTTGCCACCGCGGGATCTAAAGTTGATTATCACAGTGAGTTACTTCCCGATCTTGTAGCGCAACATGAAAATTACATGCGTATCCTCGCCGTCGCGATGGCGCGCGGGGCACCCTCCCCGGGCGGACCACCCTCGACCCCGATGATCGTGCTGCTCGACCGGCAAGCCGCCTGCCGCCGCGCTTGGCGTCGGCTGTTCCGCGAGTATGACGCAGTGATTGCCCCCGCCTGGGGCACCACCGCCTTCCCCCACGACGACACACCGCTCGCCGACCGGACCGCGATGATAGACGGCGAGGCGACGCCGTTCGCAGCGCAGATCGCGTACCCCGGTCTGGCCACCTTCCCGCTTTTGCCCGCCACCAGCGTGCCCGTCGGCGTCGATCCCGACGGTCTGCCGATCGGCGTGCAAGTGATTGCCGACCGTTATGCCGACCACACCGCCATCGCCGTCGCCCGCGCGGCGCACGATCTTGTCTGGAGCCGATAG